Within the Paracoccus everestensis genome, the region GGGATTGGCCGGGCGCAACGTGCCGGGGGTGGGGTCGCGCATGACGATCAGCGTGACCAGCGGAAAGGACAGAAGCGAGGAAAAGAACAGCACCTGCAATGCGGGATACTGCGCCCCCAGCACCTTGATGACCACGTCATGCGTCGCATAGATGCCCATGGCCAGCAAGGCCAGGGCCGCTCCGCGGACGTTCGATGCCGATTCCATCAGCCCTGGGACAGGGCCGCGACGATGCGATCGCCCATCTGAGACGTGGTGACGGGGGTGCCGCCTTCCGGTCCCATCAGGTCGGCCGTGCGCACGCCATCGGCCAGCACCCGTTCGACCGCGCGTTCCAGATCGGACGCCGCCTGCCCTTCATCGAAGGAATAGCGCAGGGCCATCGCGAAGGACAGGATGCAGGCGATCGGGTTGGCGCGGCCCTGCCCGGCGATGTCGGGTGCCGATCCGTGGACGGGTTCGTACATTGCCTTGGGGCGGCCATTCGCCATGGGCGCGCCCAAGGAGGCCGAGGGCAGCATCCCCAGGCTGCCGGTCAGCATCGCGGCGGCGTCCGACAGCAGATCGCCGAACAGGTTGTCGGTCACGATCACGTCGAACTGGCGCGGGTTGCGCACAAGCTGCATCGCGCCATTGTCGGCATACATATGGGTCAGGTCCACGTCGGAATATTCGTTGTCATGGACCCACTGGACTTCCTCGCGCCAGAGGATGCCGGATTCCATCACATTGGCCTTTTCCATCGAACAGACCTTGTTGCCCCGCCGCCGGGCCAGTTCAAAGGCCGACCGGGCAACGCGCCGGATCTCTCCGCTAGTATAGCGCTGCGTGTTGATGCCCACGCGCCCGCCTTCGTTGTCGGGGTTGTTGCCGTCCGAATGGATGCCGCGCGGTTCGCCGAAATAGACCCCACTGGTCAGCTCGCGCACGATCAGGATGTCCAGGCCCGCCACCACGTCACGCTTGAGGCTGCTGAAATCGGCAAGCGCGTCAAAGCACTGCGCCGGGCGCAGGTTGGCGTAAAGGTCCATCTCCTTGCGCAGGCGCAGCAGGCCGCGTTCAGGTTTCACGCTGAAATCCAGCACGTCGTACTTCGGCCCGCCGACCGCGCCCAGCAGCACCGCGTCCACCGCCTGCGCCCTTGCCATCGTTTCATCCGTCAAAGGCGTGCCATGCGCGTCATAGGAAGCGCCGCCGACCAGACCTTCGCTGATGTCGAAGGACATCCCGCGATTGGCCCCAAACCAGTCGATGACCTTGACCACCTCGGCCATGACCTCGGGACCGATCCCGTCGCCGGGCAGGATGAGAAGCGAATAGCTGTCGGACATGGTTCCTCCGGTCCTTGGGTCGCGGCATCGCGTCCGGTGCTAGCCCCCCCGCTGGGGCTGGTCAAGTTGACGCAGGCGGGCAATTGCACGTCTTGCACCTTCCGCGGCGATGGCCCAGCCTGCGCCCGAACCGCCAGGGGGGAACGCCGCGAATGCCAGTCCTATCCGTGGGCCTTGTCAGCCTGGTGCTGGCCTATGTCCTCAGCCAGTTCTATCGCGCCTTTCTGGCAGTGCTGACGCCGGTCCTGGGCACGGAACTGGGGGCCATGCCCGGCGATCTGGCGCTGTCGTCGGGGCTGTGGTTCGCCACATTCGCGGCGATGCAGATCCCGGTCGGGCGGATGCTGGACCGGATCGGGCCGCGCCTGACGGTGGCCCTGCTGCTGGGGGGCGCGGGGGGCGCGGGGGCTGCGGTCTTTGCCCTGGCCCAGGCGCCCTGGCACCTGCATCTTGCGATGGCGCTGCTGGGCGTGGGCTGCGCGCCGGCCCTGATGGGATCCTATTACATCATTGCACGCGAATACCCCGCCGCGGCCTTTGGCGCCCTGGCGGGAATGATCGTGGGATTCGGCTCGCTCGGCAACATCCTGGGCGCGACGCCGCTGGTCTGGGCAATCGAGACGCTGGGCTGGCGTGCCAGCATTGCTGGCCTGGGCCTTGCCACGGTCGGCGTGGCGTTGCTGATCGCGGGCACCGTGCGCGATCCTGCGAAGCTGGGCACAGACCATCCGCAGGGGTCGCTGGCCGAGGTTCTGCGCCTGCGCGCCCTGTGGTTCATCCTGCCGCTGTTCTTCGTGAACTACGCGGCCTCGGGCGCGATCCGAGGGCTTTGGGCCGCGCCTTATCTGGAACGTGTCTTCGACGCGGATGCCGTCGTGATCGGGCGGGCGACCCTTGCCATGGGCGTGGCCATGATCCTGGGCAATTTCCTGGTGGCCCCCGCCGTGCGGCTGGTGGGCAGCCTGCGCCGGACGGTGCTGATCTTTACCGGCGCCACGCTGGTGGTGATGGGGTTCCTGGTCCTGAACCCCGACCCCGGCCTGCGCCTGGCCGTGGCCTTGCTGGCGTTGATCGGGCTGTCTGGGGCGGGATACGTCCTGCTGATGGCCCATGGGCGGTCCTTCCTGCCCGATCATCTGGTCGGGCGTGGGGTGACATTCCTGAACATGATTTCCATCGGTGGGGTGGGGGTGATGCAGTTCGCCTCGCGCCCGGTCTTCCAGGCGGCGTCCGGGGCCTTTCCCCCGCCGCAGGCCTTCGCAATGCTGTTCCTGTTCTTCCTGATCCCGCTTGCCATCGGCTTCGCCCTGTATTTCCTGACGCCCGAGGCCCGCAATGCCTGATCCGATGACTGACCCGCTGGTCATCGCCCCCAACCTCAAGCGCCGCTTGTCGGGCGTCACTGCGACCGTGGTCCGGCTGATCCCGGTGCAGGAACGAATGATCGCGATCCGTGCGACCGGTCCCGGCCTGCCGCCGGATGTGCCGCATATTCCGCTGGCCCGCGCCGTCCTGATGCCGCGCGACCGCTGGCGCGTCTGGCACGCCCGGCGCAACACGGAAATGGCCCTGGGGCTGGTGCTGCGGCGGGTGCTGCGGCGAAAATACCGGCTGATGTTCACATCCGCCGCCCAACGCCGCCACACCGGGTTCACCAAGTGGCTGATCCGGCAGCAGGATGCGCTTGTCGCCACATCCGGCAAGGCCGCAGGCTATCTGGACCGGCCCGCCACGGTGGTGATGCATGGCGTGGATACCAAGGTGTTCCAGCCGCCCGCCGACCGGGCCGCGTTGCGCCGCGACCTTGGCCTTGACCCCGATGCGGTGCTGATCGGCTGCTTCGGCCGGGTTCGCGCGCAGAAGGGCGTCGATCTGCTAGTCCGCGCAGGGCTGCGGCTGCTGCCCGACAGGCCGGGCGTTCAGATCGTCTTCACCGGGCGCATCACGCCGGACAACCGCGCCTTTGCCGATGGGCTGCTGGCCGAAATCGCGGCGGCAGGCCTGGGGGATCGCATCCGTTTCCTGGGGGAACTGCCCTGGGACCAGGTTGTGCGGCATTACCAGGCGCTCGATCTGTTCGCGGCCCCTGCCCGCTGGGAAGGCTTTGGCCTGACGCCGCTGGAGGCGATGGCCTGCGGCGTCCCCACCGTGGCCGCCCGCGTCGGGGCCTATGAAACCCTGATCCGCGACGGCGTGACCGGCAGCCTGGTGCCCGCTGACGATGAGGAGGCATTGACCGAGGCATTGCGGCGCTGGCTGGACGATCCCGCCGCGCGCGATGCCGCCGGCCGAGCCGCCCGCGACCACGTTGCCACCAACCATGCCATCGACGGCGAGGCCCGCGCCTTGGTCGCCATTTACAACGACCTGCTGGCCCGGCCATGAACAAGCTGCGCTTTTATGCCGCCCGGACGCTGCGCGATGAAGCTGCGCTGCAAGCCCTGTCCGTTCCCCAGGCCGATCTGCTGGCTGATCTGGACGGCAAGTCGGTTGCCTTGGTCGGCAATGCCCGGTCGCTGGCCGACAGCGCACAGGGCGCGGCCATCGACGCCGCCGATGTCGTCATCCGCATCAACCGCGCCCCCCAGCCCGGGCCCGGCAGCCATGGCACCCGCACCGACTGGCTGGCCCTGGCCGTGCGGCTGTCCGATGAGGATCTGGCCCGCATCGCGCCCCGGCGGATCCTGTGGATGTCGCCCAAGCGCAAGCGCCTGGGCTATCGCATCGCGCAGGGCGACGGCTTTTATCTGCATCCGCTGGCCGATCATCAGGCCTTGAAAGACCGCCTTGCCGCGCCGCCCACCACCGGGGCGATGATGATCGACCTGTTGCTGCGGTCCGGCCTTTCCAGCCTGACCCTTCACGGCTTCGACTTCTTCGCCAGCCAAAGCCTGTCGGGCCGCCGCACCGCCGATCAGGTGCCCCATGACTTTGGCGCCGAAGCGGCCTGGGTTGCGGATTTGCGGCGCAGCGATGGGCGGCTGAGCCTGATCTAAAGAAACCCGATCCATCGCCCGGCCAGCAGCACGCCGGGCCAGATCACCGCCGACAGGGCGGCCAGGATCCGGGCGGCCGGGCCGGGCCGCCCCGTGGCGATCATCTGTTTCCATCCCAGCCTGTGCATCAGGACGACATTGCCCAAGGCCACGGCCAGCAGGACCAGTTTCCAGCGAAAGGCCGCGTTGCCCAGATACTCGGCCGCACTGACCGACCACAGGCAGGCGCCCGTCAGGACGGCCAGTCCCAACCCGATGCCCGCCATCCGCGACAGGAACGGTCCGATCACCGGCAAGGACGGGCCGCGCAGAACCCCCAGGATCCGCAGATCCAGCGGCAGGATCGCGCCCAGCAGCAGTCCGATTCCCAGGATATGCAGCGCGTTCAGCACCATGTACAGATCGCCCGACCCGCGCAGCATCCGCGCCAGGCCCGAGGCTTCGATCCAGGCCGCAAGCTCCATCAGCTGTCAGTCGGCCTGGATGCGTTCGGGATACATGTCATAGTTCCGGCCGTCGATCACGATGCGCACCGCCTTCATATGCGCCTCGGCGGGATCGCGGTCGCGGTTGCCGATCACCGTGACCGCATCGCCGATGCTGGCAGTATCCCCGTCAAAGCCCGACCGCGCCGTCCGGCCCGGATTGCCCAGTTCGACGAACCAGACCGTGCCATCCGCCGCCCGGACCCGCAGGCTGGGATGGGGCGGGTTCATCGACACGTCCTCGATCAGGCCGTCCAGCCGAACCTGGTCACCCTCGGCCCAGGACCAGCCGTGATGCGCGGCCACCGGCGCGGCCAGCATCATCAGTCCGGCGACGATCCCCTTGAAGCCGTGGCGCATGGCAAGACTCTTGTGCATGATAATCCCGTGGCAAGGGTATCGCGCTTTGGCCGGGTCCTTTATGACATTGGCGTTACCCGAGGCGGTGCGGCGGCGCCCCCTTCCCCTTGGTCCACCCATGCGCTAAACGCCCCTGACCGCCAGAAAAGGAGTCCCCCTCAGATGGGCTACAAAGTCGTCGTCGCCGGCGCCACGGGGAATGTGGGCCGCGAAATGCTGAACATCCTGGAGGAACGCATGTTCCCCGTGGACGAGATTGCCGCGCTGGCCTCGCGCCGGTCGCAGGGCACCGAGGTCAGCTTTGGCGACAAGACCCTCAAGGTGAAGGACATCGAGCAGTTCGACTGGACCGGCTGGGACATCGCGCTGTTCGCCATCGGGTCGGATGCGACGAAAATCCATGCGCCCAAGGCCGCGGCGGCGGGTTGCATCGTGATCGACAATTCGTCGCTTTATCGTTATGACCCCCAGATCCCGCTGATCGTGCCCGAGGTGAACCCGGATGCGATCCACGATTACAAGAACAAGAACATCATCGCGAACCCCAACTGTTCCACCGCGCAGATGGTGGTGGCGTTGAAGCCGCTGCACGACCGCGCGCGCATCACGCGGGTCGTGGTCAGCACCTATCAGTCCGTGTCGGGCGCGGGCAAGGACGGCATGGACGAATTGTGGAACCAGACCAAGGGCATGTATGTGCCGGGTCAGGAAGTCGCCCCCAAGAAGTTTTCCAAGCAGATCGCCTTCAACGTGATCCCGCAGATCGACGTTTTCCTGGACAGCGGCGACACCAAGGAAGAATGGAAGATGGTGGCCGAGACGAAGAAGATCCTCGACCCCAAGGTCAAGGTCACGGCCACCTGCGTGCGCGTGCCGGTCTTTGTCGGACATTCGGAATCCATCAACATCGAGTTCGAGGACTTCTTGGACGAGGACGAGGCCCGCGACATCCTGCGCGAGGCGCCGGGCATCCTGGTCGTCGACAAGCGCGAGCCGGGCGGATACACGACCCCGGTCGAATGCGTGGGCGAGTTCGCGACCTTCATCAGCCGCATCCGCCAGGACGTGACGGTGGAAAACGGCCTGAACCTGTGGTGCGTCAGCGACAACCTGCGCAAGGGCGCCGCCCTGAACGCCGTGCAGATCGCGGAACTGCTGGGCAATCGCGTCCTGAAAAAGGGCTGACCCGGTGTTCGACTGGATCACGGGCTTTCTGGACAGCGGCGGGGCCTGGGCCATCGCCGCCCTGATGCTGCTGGAAAACGTCTTTCCGCCGATCCCGTCCGAATTGATCATGCCGCTGGCGGGCTTCAACGCCGCCCGCGGCGGCACGCCCCTGTGGCTGGCGGTCCTGGCCGGTGGCCTGGGATCGCTTGCGGGGGCCTATCTGTGGTATCTGGTCGGTCGCGCCTTTGGCGCCCACCGGCTGCGCCGCCTGATCGCGCGCCATGGCCGCTGGCTGACCCTGACCCTGTCGGAATTCGAGGCGGCCGAGGGATGGTTTCAACGCCATGGCCGCAAGATCGTGTTCCTTGGGCGCTTTGTCCCCACCGTGCGCACGCTGATCTCGATCCCCGCCGGGATCGAGCGGATGCCGCAGGCGCAGTTCCTGCTGTTCACCGCCCTTGGCAGCTTCATCTGGTCGGGTGGGCTGGCGCTTGCGGGCTATCTGCTGGAAGACCAGTATGAACGGGTCGAACACTGGATCAACCCGGTGTCCACGGCGGTCGTGATGGGCATCATTGCGCTGTATGTCTGGCGCGTGATCCGCTGGAAGCCCGACGCCTGAACGCCGGGCGCCCTGTCAGATGGTTGCCCAGGTTTTTCCACCCTCAAGCGCCTGGAACAACGTGCCTTCGCTGATGTCGTGGACAAGGCCGTGGATCGACATCTGCCCCGCCTCGACCGCCGTGCGGACAAAGGGGAATGTCATCAGGTTCTCGATCGATACCAGCACCGCCTCGCGTTCCAGGGCGGCAACTTGCTGGTCCTCGGGCAGATCCTTCACCCGGTCATAGCCGGGGCGCAGGATGTCCATCCAGCGGCCGACGAAGCTGGTCTTTTCCTCCAGTTCGGGGGCATGGCCTGAACACATCGCATGACAGCCCGCCACGCCGCCGCACATGGTATGGCCCACCACGATCAGATGCGCGACCTTCAAGGCCTGCACCGCATATTCCACCGCCGCCGAGGTGCCGTGCTGCAACCCGTCCGGGGCATAGGGCGGCACAAGGTTCGCGATGTTGCGATGGATAAAGAATTCGCCCGTATCCGCGCCAAAGATGCTGGTAACGTGGACGCGCGAGTCGCAGCAGGAAATCACCATGGCGCGCGGGCGCTGCCCGTCGGTGGCCAGGCGGCGATACCAGGCGCTGTTTTCGGCATAGGACGTGGCCTTCCAGCCGTGAAAGCGGCCTGCCAGATATTGCGGCAAAGGACGAATGTTATGCATGGCTCACCCTTGTCATCACGCCGCTTGATAGGCGGAGATTGAAACAAATTCGAGAGGTTTCTTTTGGCGCCATCAAGCCTTTCTTCACCGCAGACGGTCATCTTGCACAGACCGGACTTTCAGGAAGACAAGGGTTAAGGCAGATGGCACAAATCATGGCGTTGGCCGTATCAGAGCCGGTTCGGGTCGATTCCCGCCGCCTGGGCGACATCGTGACCGAACTGGGCGAAACGGCGGCGCAGAACGTCATCGGCCTGGCCCTGGAACAGCTGGCAGCCGCCCTGACCGCCGCCGACAAGGCCATCCGCGCAAGCGACCTGCCCGAGGGCGCGCGCCAATGCGACCTGCTGGCCCGGCTGGCCTGGCAGATCGGGCTGTTGTCGCTTGCGGGCGTGGCGATGGATCTGGGGGCCTGCGCGGACAAGCGCGATCGGGTTGCCATTGCCGCGGTCCATGCCCGGCTGATGCGGGTGGGCAACCGGTCCCTGACGGCGATCTGGGACCGCAGCCAGCTTGCCTGAGGCGGGCTTGCGGGCGCGCGCCCAACTTGTAGTCTGGCGTTCGACAGACCAAGGACAGGCCCATGATCCCCGATTTTGCCCCCGATTCCGCCGATGCCCTGCCGCTGTGGGCGGTGTGGAAGGGCGACCCCCTGGTCGACCAGGCTGGTCCCTGGCCGGGCGCCAGCGGATTTTCGGGAAAGACCGGGGAAATCTGCCTGCTGCCCAATCCTTCGGGCGGGCTTGCGGGGGCCTTGCTGGGCCTGGGGGATCGAACGACCGCCCCCCGCCACCGCTTTGCCCTGGCCCATGCCACGGCCTTGCCGCCAGGAACATGGCGCGCGATCCTGCCCGACGGCCTTGACCCGGATGAGGCTGCCTTGGCGCTGCTGCTGGGCCAGTATCGCTTTACCCGCTACAAGGGGACACCTTATTCCGGCCCGCAGTTTTCCTGCCCCGAGGGTGTGGATGCCGCCCGGATCCATGCGCAGGCGGCAGGAGAGTTCCTGACCCGCGACCTGATCAACACCCCTGCCAACGACATGGGACCGATTGATCTGGAAGACGCCGCCCGCGCCCTGGCCAAGGAGGTGGGCGCAAGCGTCACGGTCACGACCGGGCCGGACCTTCTGGACGCCAACCTGCCGATGATCCACGCGGTCGGGCGCGCGGCCGAACAGGCGCCGCGCCTGATTGACATCCGACTGGGCAACAGCGGCCCGCGTTTGACGGTCGTCGGCAAGGGTGTCTGCTTTGATACCGGCGGGCTGGACATCAAGCCCTCGGCATCCATGTTGCTGATGAAAAAGGACATGGGCGGCGCGGCGACCGCGCTTGGCCTTCTGAAGATGCTGGCGCTGACCGGGGCTGCGGACCGGATGCGGATCCGGCTGCTGCTGCCGGTCGTGGAAAACAGCGTTTCGGCCAGCTCATTCCGGCCCGGCGACGTGTTGACCAGCCGCAAGGGCCTGACGGTCGAGGTGAACAACACCGACGCCGAGGGCCGGTTGATCCTGGCCGATGCCTTGGCTTTGGGGGCCGAGGAAAGCCCCGACCTGATGATCTCGCTGGCGACGCTGACAGGCGCCGCGCGCGTGGCGCTTGGGCCGGACCTGCCGCCTTTTTACTGCGACGACGATGCCACCGCCGATGCGCTGTCGCGCGCCGCAATGGCCGTGCGCGATCCGCTGTGGCGGATGCCCTTCTGGGATGGCTACGAATCCCAGATCGAGCCGCCTATCGCGGATCTGGACAACGCCCCCTCGGGCGGGATGGCGGGGTCGATCACCGCCGCGCTGTTCCTGCGCCGCTTCGCGGAAGGCGCCGGGCGCTATGTCCATATGGACATCTATGGCTGGCAGCCGGTCCTGGCCCCCGGCAGGCCCAAGGGGGGTGTCGGCCAGGGGGCACGGGCGATCCTGGCCGCCTTGCCGCAGATCCTGGCATGACGCTGGACCGCCGCCTGACCCCGGCAACCGACCGGATCGCGCTGGAATGCCTGGCAGGGGTGCTGGAACGCCCCGCCTATACGCCCGGCAATGCCGCGCGGCTGGTGGTGCCCCTGGCCGACCTGTTGACCGCACCAGACGCGCGCCGCGACCGGCAGGTGAATTTCGGCGCCGACGTGACGGTGATCGAGACGCGGGGCGACTGGTGTTTCGTGCAAACGGATCTAGACGGCTATTGCGGCTGGCTGGCTGGCTCCTCGCTGGGCCATGACCTGCCGCCGATCACGCATCGGGTAACGGCCCCTGCCACCCATGTCTATCCCGCCCCCGACATGAAGCAGCCGCAGATTGTCAGCCTGTCCCTGGGCGCCCGCCTCTCGGTCACGGGGGTCGAAGGGCGGTTCGCCCGTCTTGCTACCGGCGGCTTCGTTCCCGTGCAGCATATCGGCGACCAGCCCGCCACCGATCCGGTGCCGGTCGCGGAAAGCCTGTCCGGCACGCCCTATCTGTGGGGCGGCAACAGCCGTGCGGGCATTGACTGTTCGGGCCTGGTCCAAGCGGCGCTGACGGCCTGCGACATCCCCTGCCCCGGCGACAGCGACCTGCAGCGCGCTGCCTTTCCAGTGGCAAACGAAATCCGAAGGGGCGATCTGCTGTTCTGGCCGGGCCACGTAGCCTTGGCGATGTCGCCCGACCGGATGATCCATGCGACCGCCTTTGCCATGGGGGTGATCGTCGAATCCATCCCCGACGCCATCGCCCGAATCGATGCGGCAGGCGATGGCCCGTTCCTTGGCATCCGCCGCCCGCCTCTGGCGCAGCCCGCCACTTTGGCCTAGACCGCCGCGCAAAGGAGTTGCGGCCCATGTTCACCGTTTCGCTGATCGCATCGCCCCTGCGCGCCAACCTGACCCAGGCCGTGGCCGGGGGCCTGGCCGCCCGTTGGGGGGGCGAACCGATCCGCTGGCTGAACCCCGCCATCGCTGCGGAATTCGACGTGGCAACCCAGCCTGCCGACTTTCAGGATGCCTGGGCCGATATGCAGCGGCAAACCCTGGATCTGGCGATCCAACCGGCCCAGGGCCGCCGCAAGGCGATCCTGCTGGCCGACATGGATTCGACCATGATCGGGCAGGAATGCATCGACGAATTGGCCGACATGGCGGGCGTCGGACCGCGCGTGGCCGACATTACGGCACGGGCCATGAATGGAGAACTGGACTTCGACAGCGCACTGACCGAACGCGTCGGGCTGCTGAGCGGGCTGAAGGACAGTGTGATCGCGGATGTGCTGGCCTCGCGGATCACCATGACCTCGGGCGGGGCGGAACTTGTGGCGACAATGCGCGCGAACGGCGGCTATGCGGCGCTTGTCTCGGGCGGGTTCACGGCCTTTACAGAAGCAGTTGCCGACAGGCTGGGTTTTGACGAACACCGTGCCAATACCCTGGTGGCCGAAGG harbors:
- a CDS encoding MFS transporter, with the translated sequence MPVLSVGLVSLVLAYVLSQFYRAFLAVLTPVLGTELGAMPGDLALSSGLWFATFAAMQIPVGRMLDRIGPRLTVALLLGGAGGAGAAVFALAQAPWHLHLAMALLGVGCAPALMGSYYIIAREYPAAAFGALAGMIVGFGSLGNILGATPLVWAIETLGWRASIAGLGLATVGVALLIAGTVRDPAKLGTDHPQGSLAEVLRLRALWFILPLFFVNYAASGAIRGLWAAPYLERVFDADAVVIGRATLAMGVAMILGNFLVAPAVRLVGSLRRTVLIFTGATLVVMGFLVLNPDPGLRLAVALLALIGLSGAGYVLLMAHGRSFLPDHLVGRGVTFLNMISIGGVGVMQFASRPVFQAASGAFPPPQAFAMLFLFFLIPLAIGFALYFLTPEARNA
- a CDS encoding leucyl aminopeptidase family protein, with the protein product MIPDFAPDSADALPLWAVWKGDPLVDQAGPWPGASGFSGKTGEICLLPNPSGGLAGALLGLGDRTTAPRHRFALAHATALPPGTWRAILPDGLDPDEAALALLLGQYRFTRYKGTPYSGPQFSCPEGVDAARIHAQAAGEFLTRDLINTPANDMGPIDLEDAARALAKEVGASVTVTTGPDLLDANLPMIHAVGRAAEQAPRLIDIRLGNSGPRLTVVGKGVCFDTGGLDIKPSASMLLMKKDMGGAATALGLLKMLALTGAADRMRIRLLLPVVENSVSASSFRPGDVLTSRKGLTVEVNNTDAEGRLILADALALGAEESPDLMISLATLTGAARVALGPDLPPFYCDDDATADALSRAAMAVRDPLWRMPFWDGYESQIEPPIADLDNAPSGGMAGSITAALFLRRFAEGAGRYVHMDIYGWQPVLAPGRPKGGVGQGARAILAALPQILA
- a CDS encoding DedA family protein, with the translated sequence MFDWITGFLDSGGAWAIAALMLLENVFPPIPSELIMPLAGFNAARGGTPLWLAVLAGGLGSLAGAYLWYLVGRAFGAHRLRRLIARHGRWLTLTLSEFEAAEGWFQRHGRKIVFLGRFVPTVRTLISIPAGIERMPQAQFLLFTALGSFIWSGGLALAGYLLEDQYERVEHWINPVSTAVVMGIIALYVWRVIRWKPDA
- a CDS encoding aspartate-semialdehyde dehydrogenase, producing the protein MGYKVVVAGATGNVGREMLNILEERMFPVDEIAALASRRSQGTEVSFGDKTLKVKDIEQFDWTGWDIALFAIGSDATKIHAPKAAAAGCIVIDNSSLYRYDPQIPLIVPEVNPDAIHDYKNKNIIANPNCSTAQMVVALKPLHDRARITRVVVSTYQSVSGAGKDGMDELWNQTKGMYVPGQEVAPKKFSKQIAFNVIPQIDVFLDSGDTKEEWKMVAETKKILDPKVKVTATCVRVPVFVGHSESINIEFEDFLDEDEARDILREAPGILVVDKREPGGYTTPVECVGEFATFISRIRQDVTVENGLNLWCVSDNLRKGAALNAVQIAELLGNRVLKKG
- a CDS encoding DUF2214 domain-containing protein — its product is MELAAWIEASGLARMLRGSGDLYMVLNALHILGIGLLLGAILPLDLRILGVLRGPSLPVIGPFLSRMAGIGLGLAVLTGACLWSVSAAEYLGNAAFRWKLVLLAVALGNVVLMHRLGWKQMIATGRPGPAARILAALSAVIWPGVLLAGRWIGFL
- a CDS encoding glycosyltransferase family 4 protein, encoding MTDPLVIAPNLKRRLSGVTATVVRLIPVQERMIAIRATGPGLPPDVPHIPLARAVLMPRDRWRVWHARRNTEMALGLVLRRVLRRKYRLMFTSAAQRRHTGFTKWLIRQQDALVATSGKAAGYLDRPATVVMHGVDTKVFQPPADRAALRRDLGLDPDAVLIGCFGRVRAQKGVDLLVRAGLRLLPDRPGVQIVFTGRITPDNRAFADGLLAEIAAAGLGDRIRFLGELPWDQVVRHYQALDLFAAPARWEGFGLTPLEAMACGVPTVAARVGAYETLIRDGVTGSLVPADDEEALTEALRRWLDDPAARDAAGRAARDHVATNHAIDGEARALVAIYNDLLARP
- a CDS encoding glycosyltransferase family 29 protein is translated as MNKLRFYAARTLRDEAALQALSVPQADLLADLDGKSVALVGNARSLADSAQGAAIDAADVVIRINRAPQPGPGSHGTRTDWLALAVRLSDEDLARIAPRRILWMSPKRKRLGYRIAQGDGFYLHPLADHQALKDRLAAPPTTGAMMIDLLLRSGLSSLTLHGFDFFASQSLSGRRTADQVPHDFGAEAAWVADLRRSDGRLSLI
- a CDS encoding C40 family peptidase, which encodes MTLDRRLTPATDRIALECLAGVLERPAYTPGNAARLVVPLADLLTAPDARRDRQVNFGADVTVIETRGDWCFVQTDLDGYCGWLAGSSLGHDLPPITHRVTAPATHVYPAPDMKQPQIVSLSLGARLSVTGVEGRFARLATGGFVPVQHIGDQPATDPVPVAESLSGTPYLWGGNSRAGIDCSGLVQAALTACDIPCPGDSDLQRAAFPVANEIRRGDLLFWPGHVALAMSPDRMIHATAFAMGVIVESIPDAIARIDAAGDGPFLGIRRPPLAQPATLA
- a CDS encoding DUF6152 family protein; protein product: MHKSLAMRHGFKGIVAGLMMLAAPVAAHHGWSWAEGDQVRLDGLIEDVSMNPPHPSLRVRAADGTVWFVELGNPGRTARSGFDGDTASIGDAVTVIGNRDRDPAEAHMKAVRIVIDGRNYDMYPERIQAD
- the leuB gene encoding 3-isopropylmalate dehydrogenase, with translation MSDSYSLLILPGDGIGPEVMAEVVKVIDWFGANRGMSFDISEGLVGGASYDAHGTPLTDETMARAQAVDAVLLGAVGGPKYDVLDFSVKPERGLLRLRKEMDLYANLRPAQCFDALADFSSLKRDVVAGLDILIVRELTSGVYFGEPRGIHSDGNNPDNEGGRVGINTQRYTSGEIRRVARSAFELARRRGNKVCSMEKANVMESGILWREEVQWVHDNEYSDVDLTHMYADNGAMQLVRNPRQFDVIVTDNLFGDLLSDAAAMLTGSLGMLPSASLGAPMANGRPKAMYEPVHGSAPDIAGQGRANPIACILSFAMALRYSFDEGQAASDLERAVERVLADGVRTADLMGPEGGTPVTTSQMGDRIVAALSQG
- the serB gene encoding phosphoserine phosphatase SerB yields the protein MFTVSLIASPLRANLTQAVAGGLAARWGGEPIRWLNPAIAAEFDVATQPADFQDAWADMQRQTLDLAIQPAQGRRKAILLADMDSTMIGQECIDELADMAGVGPRVADITARAMNGELDFDSALTERVGLLSGLKDSVIADVLASRITMTSGGAELVATMRANGGYAALVSGGFTAFTEAVADRLGFDEHRANTLVAEGGLLTGRVAIPILGREAKVEALIQIAKARGLTPADVIAVGDGANDLGMIQLAGTGVALHAKPSVAAQAQIRINHGDLTSLLYLQGYSAKDFVTG
- a CDS encoding carbonic anhydrase → MHNIRPLPQYLAGRFHGWKATSYAENSAWYRRLATDGQRPRAMVISCCDSRVHVTSIFGADTGEFFIHRNIANLVPPYAPDGLQHGTSAAVEYAVQALKVAHLIVVGHTMCGGVAGCHAMCSGHAPELEEKTSFVGRWMDILRPGYDRVKDLPEDQQVAALEREAVLVSIENLMTFPFVRTAVEAGQMSIHGLVHDISEGTLFQALEGGKTWATI